One Clostridium estertheticum DNA segment encodes these proteins:
- a CDS encoding isoprenyl transferase — MTRIPAHIAIIMDGNGRWAKQHKLPRALGHKAGVEAIRKIVKECNNLGVKYLTLYAFSTENWNRPMQEIDSLMKLLVEYLKNEVEELNANNVVINSIGNISKLPRICRVELDNAYEKTKNNKGLILNLALNYGGRNEIVDAVKEISRDLISKKISKDEITEELFSKYMYTREMPDPDLIIRPSGELRLSNFLLWQSAYSEFWFSDINWPDFNEKQLTLAIGDYQKRDRRFGKVK, encoded by the coding sequence ATGACGAGGATACCTGCGCATATTGCAATTATTATGGATGGAAATGGTAGATGGGCCAAACAGCATAAGCTGCCTAGAGCGCTTGGACATAAGGCTGGCGTAGAAGCAATAAGGAAAATCGTAAAAGAATGTAACAACTTAGGGGTTAAATACCTAACATTGTACGCATTTTCCACTGAAAATTGGAATAGGCCAATGCAAGAAATAGATTCACTAATGAAATTATTAGTAGAATATTTAAAAAATGAGGTTGAGGAATTAAACGCCAATAATGTTGTTATTAATTCTATTGGTAACATATCAAAGTTACCAAGGATATGTAGAGTAGAACTCGATAATGCCTATGAAAAAACAAAGAATAATAAGGGCTTAATTTTAAATTTAGCTTTAAATTACGGCGGAAGAAATGAAATAGTAGATGCTGTAAAAGAAATTTCAAGAGATTTAATTAGTAAAAAAATATCAAAAGATGAAATAACTGAAGAGCTATTTTCAAAATATATGTATACCAGGGAAATGCCAGATCCGGACCTTATAATAAGACCCAGTGGAGAGCTACGATTAAGCAACTTTTTGCTATGGCAAAGCGCATATTCAGAATTTTGGTTCTCGGATATTAATTGGCCAGATTTTAATGAGAAGCAGCTAACACTTGCAATAGGAGATTATCAGAAAAGAGACAGAAGATTTGGAAAGGTTAAATAA
- the frr gene encoding ribosome recycling factor, which yields MIKEIISIADEKMNKTIAVLKHEFEGMKAGRANPKMLDRVHVECYGSLMPLSQLANISAPEPRVLLIQPWDKSSMKDIEKAILKSDLGLNPSNDGTSIRLIISELTQETRKTLLKTVKKTGEDAKIAIRSIRRDANDKIKTLKKNNEVTEDEVKKSEDIIQKETDKFIKEVDKMIDTKEKEIMVV from the coding sequence ATGATTAAAGAAATTATTAGTATTGCTGATGAAAAAATGAATAAAACTATTGCTGTTTTAAAACATGAGTTTGAAGGTATGAAAGCGGGAAGAGCAAATCCTAAAATGTTAGATAGGGTTCATGTTGAATGTTATGGAAGTCTTATGCCACTCAGTCAACTAGCAAATATTTCTGCGCCAGAACCTAGAGTACTACTAATTCAGCCTTGGGACAAATCATCTATGAAAGATATAGAAAAAGCTATATTGAAATCTGATTTAGGATTAAACCCATCAAATGATGGTACATCAATTAGATTGATTATTTCTGAACTTACGCAGGAAACAAGAAAAACTCTGCTTAAAACTGTTAAGAAAACAGGCGAAGATGCTAAAATAGCAATAAGATCTATTAGGCGAGATGCTAATGATAAAATAAAGACTTTGAAAAAAAACAATGAAGTTACTGAAGATGAAGTGAAAAAATCAGAAGATATCATCCAAAAGGAAACAGACAAATTCATTAAAGAAGTAGATAAAATGATAGACACTAAAGAAAAAGAAATAATGGTAGTTTAG